In Bradyrhizobium sp. 195, the sequence CGAGCTCGCGCAGCGCCTGCCGCACGTCCTCGTAGCTCTTGCCCGAGGCCATGATGCCGAAGCGGGCGTTCGGCGAGTCCATGGTGACGCGGTTGACCCTGTTGGCGCGCGCAAAGGCGATGGCGGCAAAGCCCTTGTAGTCCTGCAGGCGGCGGTCCTGCTCGAAGCGGTCGTCGGGCCAGCGCAGATTGAGGCCGCCGGGCGGCAGCTCGAAATCGCTGGGGATGATGAACGGCTTCATCTCGTCGGTGAGGTCGATCTCGGCGGTGGTCTCCACCGTCTCCGTGATCACCTTCATGCCGACCCAGCAGCCGGAGTACCGCGACATTGCGATGCCGAGCAGGCCCATCTCGATCATCTCGTGGATGCTCGATGGATACAGATACGGCATCAGCGCCGACATGAAGGCATGGTCGGATTGATGCGGGACGGTGGAGGATTTTGCGCCGTGGTCGTCGCCGGCAAGGCACAGCACGCCGCCGTTCTTGGCCGAGCCTGCGGCATTGCCGTGGCGGAACACGTCGCCGCAACGGTCGACGCCGGGGCCCTTGCCGTACCAGATGCCGACCACGCCGTCGTGTTTGGCGCCGGGCGAGAGGTTAAGCTGCTGCGAACCCCAGACGGCGGTGGCCGCCAGATCCTCATTCACGCCAGGCTGGAACTTGATGTTGTACGCTTCGAGATGCTTGCGGGCGGCAAAGAGCTGCTGGTCGTAGCCGCCGAGCGGCGAGCCGCGATAGCCGGAGATGAAGCCCGCGGTGTTGAGGCCGCTGGCGCGGTCGCGCCGGATCTGGGCCATGGGCAAGCGGACCAGGGCCTGGATGCCCGTGGTGAAGACGTGCCCGGTTTCCTGGGTGTATTTTTGATCGAGACTGATCGGACCCTGGTTGATGCCCATGCTGTCCTCGTTTCGCCCTGTTCAGGTCTTGCTGACTTAAGCCGTTGCCTTCCCGTTGTTTTTAGCTAGGGCGCGCCGACCATCTCCGCCACTCTATGTCGGATATTTCACGATCCGCATCACAAATCTGGACCAAAGGGAGGCCTGAGTAAAAATCGCAATTTCGTGGCCTGAAACACGCTGGGCATTTTCAATTTGTGTCACCATACCCCCGCCGCCGCGAAATGAATTGACGCGGCCTCGTGCGGGGATGCGGGCGATTGGTCGCAGGAGTGGCTTTGATGCGGACGATTCTGGCTGTGATCGCGTTGTGCAGTGCGGTTGTGAATGCCGCCCCTGCTGCCGAGCCGTCACCGGAGCTGATCGCCTACGGCAAGACGCTGGTCGAGGCCGGCGACTGCGCGGGTTGCCACACCGCCGATCCCGCAAAACCGTTCGCGGGCGGCAAGCGCATCGACACGCCCTTCGGCGCGATCTACGCGCCGAACCTGACCCCAGACCGCGACACCGGGATCGGCGCCTGGCCAGATGCCGATTTCACCCGCGCCTTGCGCACCGGCATCGCGCCTGACGGCTCGAACTATTATCCGGCCTTCCCCTACCCCTACTTCACGAAGATGACGAAGGGCGACACGCTGGCGATCCGCGCTTATCTCGGCACGCTGGCGCCCGTCGTCAGCCGCAACAAGCCGCCGGAGTTGCGCTGGCCGTTCGGCTATCGCGGCTTGGTGCGGGTCTGGAATGCCATGTATTTCAAGCCCGGCCTGTTCGAGCCGGACCAGAGCAAAAGCGCGGCCTGGAACAGGGGCGGCTATCTCGTCACCGGGCTCGGCCATTGCGGCGCCTGCCACACGCCGAAGAATTATTTCGGCGCCGACAGAGACGCGCAGCCGCTGTCCGGCAATGAGATCGGCGGCTGGTTCGCCCCGCGCCTCGATGGCGCCACCCGCACCGGGCTGAAATCGTGGAGCGAGGCTGATATCACGGAGTATCTGCAAAGCGGACGCAACGCCAGGAGCCACGCAGGCGGGCCGATGGCGGAAGTGGTCGTCAACTCGACCTCGAAGATGAGCGATGCCGACGTGCGCGCGATCGCGGTTTACCTGAAGAGCCTGCCGCCGGCACGGCGCGAGACGATCGTGACGCCGCCCGACGACGCCGAGATGAAGGCCGGCCAAGCGGTCTACGCAAAACTCTGCATCGCCTGCCATGAGGCCGACGGCTCCGGTGCACCGCGCATCTATCCGCCGCTGCCCGGCAATGCGCTGCTGCAATCGATCAATCCGTCCTCCACCTTGCGCATCATCCTCGACGGCGCCCACACCGTCACCACGGCGCGCGCGCCCAACACCGGCGAGATGCCGGGCTATGCCAAGCAATTGTCCAATGAGGAGATCGCGGCAGTCACGAACTACATCCGCAATTCCTGGGGCAATGCCGGCGTGCTGGTGACGTCGGCGCAAGTGGCGAAGGCGCGGAAGGAAGAGTAATTCCATCCCCGTCATTGCGAGCGCAGCGAAGCAATCCAGACTGCCTCCGCGGAAAGATCCTGGATTGCTTCGCTACGCTCGCAATGACGACGTGGATAAAGCTGTGCGCGTGAAGCGCTACTTCTCGTCTTGCCCCCTGAACACGAATTTCGGCATCTCCCATTTGTAGCGCACCGCGAGCAGGCGGAAGCTGATGCCGAGGACGAAGGTCAGGATGGTCCAGAGCTCGGCGTTGAGCTTGAGGCCGAACGCGGTGGCGTAGAACAGGCCCGTCACGACCGAGACGCTGGCATAGAGCTCGGAGCGAAACAGCAGCGGCACGTCATTGCAGAGCACGTCGCGGAGCACGCCGCCGGCGCAGCCCGTCACCATGCCGGAGACGATCACGATTGGCAGCGAGGCATCCATCTGCCAAGCAACATCGCAGCCGATCATGGTGAAGACGACGAGCCCGATGGCGTCGAGCACAATGAAGGCGACCTTCAACCGGTGCACCAGACGCGCGAACAGGATGGTGAGGAAAGCGGCACCGCCTGCGAGCGCGAGGTAGGTCGGGTTTTGTACCCAGGCCAGCGGGTAATGTCCGAGGAAGAGATCGCGCAACGTACCGCCGCCGAGCGCGGTGATGCAGCCGAGAAAGCAGACTCCTAGCCAGTCCATGCTGCGGCGTCCGGCAGCCAGCGCCGCCGTCATGCCTTGGGCGGCTATCGCGACCAGGGACAGGAAATGCAGTACGCTATCTGTCGGCGGCAGACTCCACATAGCTTATTCCCTTGGGCTTGTTCCGTTGGGCTTGTTCCCTTCGTCGCGGCGATGGAACTCGCGTCCAGTTCCCTGCTAGACAGGTTCCCGATTCCCGGGATGAGAGCAACATGCAACGAAAGCATAGGGAGCGCGGAACAGAATCTCGCACCTGAGGGTTGTCCGGGCGTCATAACCGAGGAGACCCAATCGATGGCTGACGACCGTTTTCCCAACGATCCGTACCGCCCGAACCTCGCCGACGATGAGTATCTTCGCGCGGCGCGCCGGGATGCCGACCTTCAGGCCGATCCCGAGCTTGGCGAAGGCCCCGCCTCCAGCGGCAAGGTTGCGTTGTTTGCCGTTGCGATTGCACTGGTGCTGGGTGCCGTGTTCTACGGCCTGAACAATACCAGCACGACCAATCAGGCCAGCAACGCACCGGCCTCGCAGACGGCACAGACGCAGCCCGCCAATCCGGCCACGCCTCCCGGCATGCGCGACGTGACGCCGCGCACCAATACCGGCCCGGGCGTGACCACGGGTGCTGCACCGAGCAAGCCGGCGGCTCCGGATACGCCTGCCGCAAAGCCGGCGCCGGATACGCAGACGCCGTCTGACGGCGCGAAGCAATAGTTCGCTGAGACGTGAGAGCGGCGGGACAATGTCCCGCCGCTCTTCGTTTGTTAGCTGAACATCTTGTTGAGCTCGCCGCCGGAATAGCCGCCGCCGAGCTCGGTGAATGTGCCCTTCTCCGCCATCTCTTTCGCCGCACGCATGAAGCCGCCCCAGGCGGCGCGCGCAAGCGACCCACCGACGCTGATCCGGCGTACGCCGAGGTCGGCGGCTTCCTGCAACGACAGGCCGGGTGCACCGATCAGCAGGTTGAATGGTTTTGGTGCGACAGCCTTCACCACTGCGGCGATATCCTCGCGGGTCTTGAGGCCTGGCGCGTAGAGGCAGTCGGCGCCGGCGTCCGCGTAAGCGGTGAGCCGGTCGATGACCAGTTTGAGATCGGTCACGCCCCATAAATAGGCTTCGCAGCGGCCGACCAGCAGCGTGCCGCTGTCGCCGATCGCCTTGCGCGAGGCCTTGATGCGCTCGACCGCGAGCGTGCGCTCGTAGATCGGCTTGTCCTTGTCGCCGGTGGAATCCTCGATCGACAGACCGGCAACGCCGGTGCGCACGCAGCGCTCGACATTGTCCGCGACCCTGTCCGGCTCGACCGCGAAGCCGCCCTCGAAATCTGCGTTCACCGGAATATCGACCGCCGAGCTCAATGCTGCCAGATGCTGACAGACGTCCTCGACGGTAACGTGGTTGTCGGCCTTGCCGATGGTCCAGGCAAAGCCCGCGCTCGATGAGGCAATCGCCTTGAAACCGAGATGCTGCAACGCCTTGGCGCTGCCGACATCGACCGGATTGGGCAGGATGAAGCATCCGCTCTCGTGCATCTTCTTGAACGCCGCGCGCTTGTCAGCGGTTGTCACGTGCATGTTTCTCTCCCTTGATAGCCGCGCAGACATAGGCACGTTCACGCGGCAGCGCCAGAGCGCGCCCGGCAGCGCTAGTGCGCGTCGTGCACGGCGCGACTGTCCTTCGGCGCCTGCTCGCGATCATTCATGCTGTAATCCCTGACGACGCTGGCGATGCGCAGATGATAATCGGCAAAGATCTGCGCCCTGCCCTTGGCCTGGGTGCGGCGGTGCTCCATCGTGTTGCGCCAGGCCTGCACCGCCGCCTCGTCCCGCCAGAACGACACCGACAGGATCTTGCCCTTCTCGGTCAGGCTCTCGAAACGCTCGACCGAGATGAAGCCATCGATGGTTTGCAGCAGCGGCTTCAGATCGGCTGCGAGGTCGAAATAATCCTGACGATGTTCCGGCTTGGGCCAGACCTCGAAGATCACGGCGATCATGGGCATCTCCTGCTGCTATTTCGCCTACAATACCACCTTGCGCAGGAAGGTGCGCTCTTCGGCGAGGATGAATTTGTGTTCCTCGGCGAAATGGAAATTGGCCATGCCTTCGGCGTCCTGCCGCAACCGGGTCCGATAGGCTTCATAGGCGGCGAGACTCTCGAAGGTGATCAGCCCAAAGGCAATGTTGTTGGTGCCCTCGTGCGGCATAAAATAGCCGATCAGATCGCCACCGCATTTCGGGATGATGGTGAGCCAGCGCTTTGAATATTCCTCGAACTGCGCGCGCTTGAAAGGGTCGAGCTGGTAGCGAATGAAGACGGTGACGGACATGATGGGCTCCTGGTTTTGCGAAGTCTCGTAGGGTGGGCAAAGCGAAGCGTGCCCACGTCATTTGTCGGCAACGACGAATGGTGGGCACGTCGCTACGCTCCTTTGCCCAGCCTACGGCTTCGCTCCTCGCAATGACGACTTGGCAACACGCTACGCCCTTGCCCGACCGCAATGCTTCGGCTATCATCGAAGCATGAAATCAGGACCCGACATCGCCCTGGTCGCTTCGCTGGTCGGCGACCCCGCCCGCGCCAACATGCTCACCGCGCTGATGAACGGGCGCGCGCTGACTGCGAGCGAGCTGGCGCAGGAGGCCGGCATCACGCCGCAGACGGCGAGCTCGCACCTGGCCAAGCTTGAGGCCGGCGGGCTGGTCGAGCCGGAGAAGCAGGGCCGCCACCGCTACTATCGCCTCACCGACGACGACGTCGCCGGCGTGCTCGAAGGTCTGGCGGGACTTGCGGCGCGGACCGGCCACATGCGGGTGCGCACCGGGCCAAAGGATCCGGCGTTGCGGCGCGCGCGAATCTGCTACGACCATCTCGCCGGCGATCTCGGCGTGCAAATGCTCGATTCCCTGCGCGAGCGGAATCTGGTCAGGCAGAAGAAGCAGGACATCGAGCTGACGGCCGAGGGCGAGCGCTTCCTCGCCAAACATCTGCAGATCTCGCCCGATATGCTGAGCCACCCGCGCCGCCCGGTGTGCAAGGCCTGTCTCGACTGGAGCGAGCGGCGGCATCACCTCGCGGGCACGCTGGGAGCCGCCATGATGCAGCGATTCGCCGAGCTGAAATGGGCGGCGCGCGACGCCACGCCCGGCAGTCGCGTCGTGAATTTCACCCGCACCGGCGAGAAGCAGTTTGCCGTGCTGTTCGGTAATGGAAAGGACTGACCGCGCGCGCTTCAGGTGCTGAGGCCGGGCTTTCCCGTCCGCCTGCGTCAGTTTCTGTCGTCCCAGACCGCACGCGGCGAACGTTCATGCCGCATTCAGGTCATGATTGGCAGGTTTGGATCGCGCCGTGTCGATGTGTTGCAAGATTTGACATGTCGAATCGTGTCTTTTGATTCACTGTGCGCCGGAAGCGCCAAACCCAAAGACTTGCCCCCAAGACTTGCCCCCAAAGACTTGCCCCCAAGGACGAGAAGGAAGATCAAATGAAATACCTGTTCGCCGCCGCCATGCTCGCCAGCGCGGTCGTTGGTTTCAGCGAGGCGGCCAGCGCCGCCGAGGGCTGCGGCCGAGGGTTCTATCGCGGTCCCTATGGCAATTGCCGCCCGATGCGTGGCGCGGTCGT encodes:
- a CDS encoding c-type cytochrome; its protein translation is MRTILAVIALCSAVVNAAPAAEPSPELIAYGKTLVEAGDCAGCHTADPAKPFAGGKRIDTPFGAIYAPNLTPDRDTGIGAWPDADFTRALRTGIAPDGSNYYPAFPYPYFTKMTKGDTLAIRAYLGTLAPVVSRNKPPELRWPFGYRGLVRVWNAMYFKPGLFEPDQSKSAAWNRGGYLVTGLGHCGACHTPKNYFGADRDAQPLSGNEIGGWFAPRLDGATRTGLKSWSEADITEYLQSGRNARSHAGGPMAEVVVNSTSKMSDADVRAIAVYLKSLPPARRETIVTPPDDAEMKAGQAVYAKLCIACHEADGSGAPRIYPPLPGNALLQSINPSSTLRIILDGAHTVTTARAPNTGEMPGYAKQLSNEEIAAVTNYIRNSWGNAGVLVTSAQVAKARKEE
- a CDS encoding trimeric intracellular cation channel family protein, yielding MWSLPPTDSVLHFLSLVAIAAQGMTAALAAGRRSMDWLGVCFLGCITALGGGTLRDLFLGHYPLAWVQNPTYLALAGGAAFLTILFARLVHRLKVAFIVLDAIGLVVFTMIGCDVAWQMDASLPIVIVSGMVTGCAGGVLRDVLCNDVPLLFRSELYASVSVVTGLFYATAFGLKLNAELWTILTFVLGISFRLLAVRYKWEMPKFVFRGQDEK
- a CDS encoding isocitrate lyase/PEP mutase family protein; the protein is MHVTTADKRAAFKKMHESGCFILPNPVDVGSAKALQHLGFKAIASSSAGFAWTIGKADNHVTVEDVCQHLAALSSAVDIPVNADFEGGFAVEPDRVADNVERCVRTGVAGLSIEDSTGDKDKPIYERTLAVERIKASRKAIGDSGTLLVGRCEAYLWGVTDLKLVIDRLTAYADAGADCLYAPGLKTREDIAAVVKAVAPKPFNLLIGAPGLSLQEAADLGVRRISVGGSLARAAWGGFMRAAKEMAEKGTFTELGGGYSGGELNKMFS
- a CDS encoding antibiotic biosynthesis monooxygenase family protein, which codes for MIAVIFEVWPKPEHRQDYFDLAADLKPLLQTIDGFISVERFESLTEKGKILSVSFWRDEAAVQAWRNTMEHRRTQAKGRAQIFADYHLRIASVVRDYSMNDREQAPKDSRAVHDAH
- a CDS encoding NIPSNAP family protein, whose protein sequence is MSVTVFIRYQLDPFKRAQFEEYSKRWLTIIPKCGGDLIGYFMPHEGTNNIAFGLITFESLAAYEAYRTRLRQDAEGMANFHFAEEHKFILAEERTFLRKVVL
- a CDS encoding winged helix-turn-helix domain-containing protein produces the protein MKSGPDIALVASLVGDPARANMLTALMNGRALTASELAQEAGITPQTASSHLAKLEAGGLVEPEKQGRHRYYRLTDDDVAGVLEGLAGLAARTGHMRVRTGPKDPALRRARICYDHLAGDLGVQMLDSLRERNLVRQKKQDIELTAEGERFLAKHLQISPDMLSHPRRPVCKACLDWSERRHHLAGTLGAAMMQRFAELKWAARDATPGSRVVNFTRTGEKQFAVLFGNGKD
- a CDS encoding GCG_CRPN prefix-to-repeats domain-containing protein, which encodes MKYLFAAAMLASAVVGFSEAASAAEGCGRGFYRGPYGNCRPMRGAVVVRPAPVVVAPPVVVVPRARVCPYGFRWYAGRCRPF